The DNA region GCGCTCTCCTCGAAGCTTTCCAGTACACGCCCAATGTCGCCGTGCTGCATTCCGATCAAGCATTGATGCCGAAGCGGAAGTCCGTGTGGTCAAGCTGGAACTATGTAGCCGGACGCCAGGACGGGGTAGGCGATATGCTCTGCGTGACCTATTGGATGAACAAGCTGCAGTCGCTCGATCCGAAGAACCCGCTCTTCGTCACCCTCAATCCCTGCCGCCCGATTGATCCGGCTAAGGTGATCCAGACCTTCCATTATGAACACCCCCTGTTTGATGCTGCCGCCATTCGCGCGCAGCGCCAGATCTGGCAGCTCCAAGGTCACCGCAACACCTGGTATTGCGGCGCCTATTTCGGTAGTGGTTTCCACGAGGACGGCTTGCAGTCTGGTCTCGCCGTTGCGGAAGCGCTGGGTGGTGTCCGCCGCCCCTGGTCGGTCAAGGACGAGTCAGGCCGTATCGTCATCACCCGACAGCTTGAGGCCGCCGAATGAGCCGGCAATCCGCCATATATGCCGGCCATGTCGTGCATGTCCGCAGCCGACCTAAGCAGCACAAGCTGCGCTACAGCGTCTTTTCACTGCTCGTCGACCTTGATGAGATTGCTGATCTAGACCGCAGCCTCCGCTTCTTCGGCCACAATCGCCGGGCGCTTTATGCGGTCTACGATGCCGATCATGGCGATGGCGAGATTGGTCACTTGCGACAATGGGTGGAAGGCCGCTTGCATGCAGCCGGGCTTGATGCCAGTGGCTCGAAGATCCGCATGCTCTGCTATCCCCGCATCTTCGGCTACGTCTTCAATCCGCTTACCGTCTACTTCTGCCACCACCGCGACGGCCGTCTGCAGGCCGTGCTCTACGAAGTCTGCAACACCTTCAACGAGCGCCACACCTACGTCATTCCGGTGGAAGAAGGGCAGCAGGTCCTGAGGCACCAATGCCCCAAGGAGATGTATGTCTCGCCCTTCATGCCGATGGATTGCCTCTACGATTTC from Rhizobium glycinendophyticum includes:
- a CDS encoding DUF1365 domain-containing protein, which gives rise to MSRQSAIYAGHVVHVRSRPKQHKLRYSVFSLLVDLDEIADLDRSLRFFGHNRRALYAVYDADHGDGEIGHLRQWVEGRLHAAGLDASGSKIRMLCYPRIFGYVFNPLTVYFCHHRDGRLQAVLYEVCNTFNERHTYVIPVEEGQQVLRHQCPKEMYVSPFMPMDCLYDFRINPPGEKVGVHIGESDGEGPILVALFSGKRAPLSDASLLRMLMTYPLMTLKVMGGIHWEALRLWLKGVPVYRHAPAAKPVASTIVLQSGMNKS